The region TTTTTCGGCTGTCTTATCTCCCACCTTCGGCACTTTTTTCAGCTCTTCCACATCAGCGTTGGCCAGGTTTTTCAAAGTCCTGAAGTGGCTGAGCAGATTTTTAGCAATCACCGGCCCGACATCCGGGATGGCTGAGACCACGTATTCAAGCTCCTCTCTCAGACTCCTTTTAGTTTTATCCGCATGCAGGCTGATTTCCCTTTTCTTAATTTCCTGCTCTCTTTTTGCAATTGCAGTTAGAAATTCTGCAGTTTCGTCCTCGTTTCTTGTGAAAATTACCGGAATACCGAAATCCACCGTTATGCTCGCTATCGCCCCCCTTATGGCGGCAGGACTGACCATACGTCTTCCGTAGAGGTTTTCGCCTTCTATAATCAGAAGTGGCCTCTGATAACTTTTTTTGAGGTTTATCAGCTGGGAAAACAGTCTTTCCTTTCCAATCAGGCTATTCACAAAATCCTCTGCGGTTTTTCTCTCTACCGCAACTCTCTCGCTCAGAACATAATCTGCGACTTCAAGGCTCTTTATTTCGATTTTCACTCCTCTGTCTCTCAGTTTCTTGACAACTGAAGATCTCATCTCCCTGCTGTCCGCAAATATGGTCACTCTCTGATCTTCTTCATAGTCTATGTATCTTGCTAAGCTCTCCTCACTCTTTCTCTCTGCGAGCTCGTCTTTTATTCTGTAAAGCATGTTGTACATCATTTTTTCCTTTCTAACGCTCGCCCAGTAATACGCTTCATCTCTCGTCCCCCTGGTTATGAGGACTGCAATTCTTCCCTCTCTTCCTCTGCCCGTTCTGCCCTTTCTCTGTATCGCTCTTATCTCTGAAGGAACTGCCTCGTAAAAGATGACCAGATCCGTGGCAGGTATGTCAAGCCCCTCTTCTCCAACGCTGGTGGATACCAGGACATTGATTTCACCAGCTCTGAAAGAGTCCAGAACTTCAATCTGTTTTTTCTGGCTCATTCCTCTGTCGTCCTCTCTGTTGGCCTGGCCTATGAATTTTTCTGCCCGAAAGCCTTTTTCTCTCAGTATCTCTGTAATTTTGTCTGCGGTATCTCTGAAGTTGGTGAAGATGATAATCCTGGATTCGGGATTGTTCTTGAGCTGTCCTTTTAGAATTTCAAGCAGTTTTTTTACCTTCGGATGTTCGATGTTTATCTTCATGGCTTTGATCATGGCCTCTCTGAAAACAGGGTCCTCGAAAAGTGATTTCGAGGCTCTGCTCCCTCTGCCCTTTGCCTCCCTGAACAGTCTTTTCAGATATTTTTTCAGAGCTTCCAGTCCCTGAGTTTCAATCAGCTCAATGGCGTGCTGTATTTTCATTATTTCAGCGAGAATTGACAGTGCCTCAAAATAAACCTGCTCTCCGCTCTCCCCTGCCTGGGTTTGAAGTGCCTCCTGCAAACCGAGCATCTCTTTTTTGGATAGACCTTTCAGATCTATTTCAAGCCCGAGACGTTCGAACCTTCTGTATCTCAGTTCAAGCGCTCTTTCAAAGCTTTTTCTAACACTGTCCATCTCGGGGGGTATGTTGACTTTAATCCACTCGATATCCCTCTCGGAAACATAGGGCCTCACGTCCGGGTCGTATTCAGTTTTTATTTCGAGATTTTCAATGTACAGGTTTCTGATGACTTCTCTGATTCTTTCAGGATCGCTTCCCGGTGAAGCGGTGATTGCGAGTATTAGCGGTTTCCTTGATCTATTCCTGAACTCCTTTGCTATGAAAACGTAAGAGTAGTTTCCAACCGCCCGATGAGCCTCATCAAATATGGCAAGCACGAAATCCTCGAGGTCCAGTCTTCCGGCTATGATATCATTTTCAATGACCTGAGGGGTGGATACAACAATTTTTGAGATTTTATAAACATCTGGCCTTTTTTCGGGAAGCATCTCGCCGCTGAGCGAGACGATGCTATTCTCACCTATTTTCAGGGTTGCTTTCAGGAATTTGGCATGCTGCTCAACCAGTGGTTTTGTTGGTGCGAGAAAGAGTATTTTTCCATCCTCGTTCAGCAGCCTTGAAGCTATTACAAGCAGCGCCACAACTGTTTTGCCAAGTCCGGTGGGCAGCACGATCAGCGTGTTTTTGAGAAGTGCTGACGCAGCAAGAGAAAGCTGGTATCCTCTTCTTTCAACAGTCTTTGGTTTTACCATTGGGTGTGAGATGTATTCCATTGCTGGAATATCAGAACAGGTGTGTTAAAAAATTATGGCTTCGTGTTTGACATCACGTGCCGGAAGCCCTGAATTTCCGGGTGATCAAGAGCAGAGTCAGTCCCAGGTATCCGAACTGGAGGAAAACTCTCAGGTATTCCATGCTTGCAGAGTATCCAAACAGCACTGCAAATATGCTTCCCACAGCGCCCTTGTGGTGGAGCAGATTTGTAGCATCGATACCGAGATCGTAGGCTTTCTCAAAGAGCCATGACTCGTACCCGCTCTCCTCTGCGACCTCTATCAGCTCATGGGTACCGTAGCCGAGCAGTCCAGAGGCTATGAATGCAAGAAGCACACCCGTAACGTAGAAAAACTTTCTCAGGCTCAGCCTGTACTCGAACCGGAGTATTGCGATGCTGAGTGCGAGAGAGGTGGCTATTCCGAGAGTTGCTCCGGTAGCAGTCTCGACTGCATTCTGTGCGGCAAATGGAGTCAGGAACAGCACGGTCTCAATAACCTCCCTCACCACGAATATGAAGGCTATCAGAGCTATGCCCCACGCAAACT is a window of Geoglobus acetivorans DNA encoding:
- a CDS encoding ERCC4 domain-containing protein, which gives rise to MEYISHPMVKPKTVERRGYQLSLAASALLKNTLIVLPTGLGKTVVALLVIASRLLNEDGKILFLAPTKPLVEQHAKFLKATLKIGENSIVSLSGEMLPEKRPDVYKISKIVVSTPQVIENDIIAGRLDLEDFVLAIFDEAHRAVGNYSYVFIAKEFRNRSRKPLILAITASPGSDPERIREVIRNLYIENLEIKTEYDPDVRPYVSERDIEWIKVNIPPEMDSVRKSFERALELRYRRFERLGLEIDLKGLSKKEMLGLQEALQTQAGESGEQVYFEALSILAEIMKIQHAIELIETQGLEALKKYLKRLFREAKGRGSRASKSLFEDPVFREAMIKAMKINIEHPKVKKLLEILKGQLKNNPESRIIIFTNFRDTADKITEILREKGFRAEKFIGQANREDDRGMSQKKQIEVLDSFRAGEINVLVSTSVGEEGLDIPATDLVIFYEAVPSEIRAIQRKGRTGRGREGRIAVLITRGTRDEAYYWASVRKEKMMYNMLYRIKDELAERKSEESLARYIDYEEDQRVTIFADSREMRSSVVKKLRDRGVKIEIKSLEVADYVLSERVAVERKTAEDFVNSLIGKERLFSQLINLKKSYQRPLLIIEGENLYGRRMVSPAAIRGAIASITVDFGIPVIFTRNEDETAEFLTAIAKREQEIKKREISLHADKTKRSLREELEYVVSAIPDVGPVIAKNLLSHFRTLKNLANADVEELKKVPKVGDKTAEKIWSFFNAKYDEEG
- a CDS encoding FTR1 family protein, with protein sequence MMGQFVITLREGFEAVLLVAILVAYLRRSGRAGEIKFAYYGALGAIVAGAIIAAGVLKIYGGLQGDGKELFEGLAAYLAVAVLTYMIIWMTGKDVKRDIESRAEKKFAWGIALIAFIFVVREVIETVLFLTPFAAQNAVETATGATLGIATSLALSIAILRFEYRLSLRKFFYVTGVLLAFIASGLLGYGTHELIEVAEESGYESWLFEKAYDLGIDATNLLHHKGAVGSIFAVLFGYSASMEYLRVFLQFGYLGLTLLLITRKFRASGT